The sequence below is a genomic window from Plasmodium coatneyi strain Hackeri chromosome 13, complete sequence.
tttttcacccctaCATGAGAACCACCCACCTGTGACTTCGTAATTGCAACGTAGAACGTAGCAACGTAGTAACTTCATAACTGCTTAACTTTACAACTTCGCGATTTGCCTCCCCCCCCCTGACAAAACATGCGCCAACTCAGCTATTTTCAccttcttttgcttttcgCCCTCCTGAACCGGTCGATAAAATTAACAAGGAGCTTTAGCTTCTACCACAACTTGGATCACTCGAGCGCCCCCACGTACCTGAAGAAGAAGCCCAACATGGTTTACGACCTCATAGTCATTGGAGGCGGCAGTGGCGGCATGGCCGCTGCGAGGCGAGCAGCGAAGTAGGTTCTCACGGAGGGGTGGCCCTCGTACACACACCAAAGGGTTCACATGCATTGCATCCACGTTACAATTTTCATCAAAATGACCACTTGAAcctatgtacacacacacacacacacatattcaCTTCGCAGGAACAAGGCGAAAGTTGCGCTTGTGGAGAAGTCCTACTTGGGAGGCACCTGCGTGAATGTCGGCTGCGTGCCAAAGAAGGTacaggaaaggaaaagcggCGGAGTCCAATCCGCCCCTTCTTGACATTCCtagaaaggggggggagcGAATTTATCTGCACTGGAAAGCAAATGCGCCACTAGGTTgtagttcccccttttttcattaccccgtttttccacttccccttttctgtcCCACCAGATAATGTTCAACGCTGCGTCGATCCACGATATCCTGGACAATTCGAGACACTACGGATTCGACACGCAGTTCACCTTCAACCTGCCGCTACTTGTCGAAAGGAGGGATAAGTACATACGAAGACTGAACGATATTTATAGgcaaaatttgaagaaggaCAACGTGGAGTATTTTGAAGGTAAGGCTAGCCTCCTCAGCGAAAATAAagttttaataaaaaaggtaaggaaggaaggtcacgTCGAcgaggaagatgaagaggaatACGTGCCGgatgacgatgaggaggacgacgaagTGATCGAAGGAAAGAACATCCTCATTGCAGTCGGCAATAAACCAATATTCCCCAACGTGAAAGGAATAGAACATACCATTTCGAgtgatgatttttttaaaataaaggaagccAAAAGGATAGGAATTGTAGGAAGTGGCTACATAGCAGTGGAGCTCATTAACGTGGTTAGGAGGTTAGGAATCGAGTCGTACATATTTGCTAGAGGAAATAGACTCCTCCGAAAATTCGACGAAACGGTTATTAACGAATTAGAAAATGAcatgaaaaagaataacatCAATATTATTACCCATGCAAATGTAGAAGAAAtcgaaaaagtgaaagaaaaaaatttaactaTTTATTTGGCAGACGGTAGGAAGTATGAGCACTTCGATTATGTCATTTACTGTGTTGGTCGATCGCCAAATACAGAGGACCTAAATTTGGAGGCACTCAACATAAAGACAGAGAAGAACTACATTCTCGTGGATGATAACCAGAGGACAAATGTTAAACACATTTATGCCGTAGGTGATTGTGCTATGGTGAAAAAACAACAAGAAATTGAAGATCTGAATTTACTCAAACTTTACAATGAAGACGCCTAcataaacaaaaagaaaaacacctCTGGAGATGTATACTATAATGTGCAACTAACCCCAGTTGCAATCAACGCTGGAAGGTTACTAGCCGATAGACTCTTCCTTAACAGGTCCAGAAAAACCAACTATAAGTTAATACCTACTGTTATCTTTTCTCATCCCCCAATTGGAACTATAGGATATTCAGAACAGGAAGCTATTGATATATATGGAAAGGAGAATGTGAAAGTTTACGAGTCCAGATTTACAAACTTATTCTTCTCAGTATACGATATGGACCCTGCACAGAAGGAGAAGACTTACCTCAAGTTGGTTTGCGTTGGCAAGGAAGAATTAATTAAGGGCCTTCATATTGTCGGACTCAATGCCGATGAAATTGTACAAGGCTTTGCCGTTGCCTTGAAGATGAATGCCACGAAGAAGGACTTCGATGAGACCATACCTATACACCCCACGGCTGCGGAAGAGTTCGTCACCATGCATCCCTGGATGAAGTGAAGTGACCTTCCTGTGGTATGAGGTTCACCCCTTGCCAATTTGGCGGCTTCGCCTGTGCGATCGACCAGttcatgtgcacatgcaaaCATTAATGGACCGTTTGCACTGTGAACCTTTCCCTCATTTTTCAACTCGTTAAATCGATCAACCTGCGGGGGCACCACTGCGTAATAAGTTAGCAGTGTTTTGCCACACCTACTTCCACAtggaatatttaaaaaaaaatttttttttttttttttttttttttttccttttcgttcaaCGTAAAAGGGTTAAAAACGCATTTAAAAgggcatttaaaaaaagctGTAAAAATGGccatacacaaatgtgtgcagaaaaaaagggcaccCATAAATACGTGCGTGGTAAACATTTGGCTGGCACGAACACTTCGCTAATTTGGGTGGGCAAACTCGTTCGACCCCTTTCAAACGGGGCGCCCATCCTAAATCCGACCAAGCCCACGCAGCAACATTGCAAGGGGCCCTAAAAAGTCAAAACGTCCACAACGTCTAATCCTCCCTTCACGGCTTCGCATTCTTGTAGTACAAGTACGACTTGGCAATGGCATGGCTGCACAAATTGTTGATATTATCGTTTAGCAGGTTATTGCT
It includes:
- a CDS encoding Glutathione reductase, whose product is MRQLSYFHLLLLFALLNRSIKLTRSFSFYHNLDHSSAPTYLKKKPNMVYDLIVIGGGSGGMAAARRAAKNKAKVALVEKSYLGGTCVNVGCVPKKIMFNAASIHDILDNSRHYGFDTQFTFNLPLLVERRDKYIRRLNDIYRQNLKKDNVEYFEGKASLLSENKVLIKKVRKEGHVDEEDEEEYVPDDDEEDDEVIEGKNILIAVGNKPIFPNVKGIEHTISSDDFFKIKEAKRIGIVGSGYIAVELINVVRRLGIESYIFARGNRLLRKFDETVINELENDMKKNNINIITHANVEEIEKVKEKNLTIYLADGRKYEHFDYVIYCVGRSPNTEDLNLEALNIKTEKNYILVDDNQRTNVKHIYAVGDCAMVKKQQEIEDLNLLKLYNEDAYINKKKNTSGDVYYNVQLTPVAINAGRLLADRLFLNRSRKTNYKLIPTVIFSHPPIGTIGYSEQEAIDIYGKENVKVYESRFTNLFFSVYDMDPAQKEKTYLKLVCVGKEELIKGLHIVGLNADEIVQGFAVALKMNATKKDFDETIPIHPTAAEEFVTMHPWMK